In the Streptomyces sp. BHT-5-2 genome, one interval contains:
- a CDS encoding PLP-dependent cysteine synthase family protein — protein sequence MTSLLSTNAPLGRPSLPGLVGNTPLLYVSEPLCPSGTGFWAKLEGFNPGGIKDRPALHMVERAKARGELRPGGRIIESTSGTLGLGLALAGLVHGHPVTVVTDPGLEPSMARLLAAHGARVDLVSEPHPTGGWQQARRDRVRALLAGDPGAWCPDQYHNPDNVAAYTPLALELAAGLGHIDVLVCSVGTGGHSAGLSGVLRSLYPALKVVGVDTVGSTIFGQPARPRLMRGLGSSIFPRNVAYDRFDEVHWVAPAEAVWTCRRLAASHYATGGWSVGAVALAAGWLARTSGPGTRIVAVFPDGPQRYLHTVYDDEYCAAHGLSDAPPAAGPEVIGRPDEKEVTRWTRCTSVVDPLSLRVGAVDANGSASSASSAGAWKTPEGGADR from the coding sequence ATGACCTCTCTGCTCAGTACCAACGCTCCGCTCGGCCGCCCGTCCCTGCCCGGGCTGGTCGGCAACACCCCGCTGCTGTACGTCTCCGAGCCGCTCTGCCCGTCCGGCACCGGATTCTGGGCCAAGTTGGAGGGTTTCAACCCCGGCGGTATCAAGGACCGGCCGGCCCTGCACATGGTGGAACGGGCCAAGGCACGCGGTGAGCTGCGTCCCGGTGGCCGGATCATCGAGTCGACCAGCGGCACGCTGGGCCTGGGGCTCGCGCTGGCGGGGCTGGTGCACGGCCATCCCGTCACCGTGGTCACCGATCCGGGCCTGGAACCGTCGATGGCGCGGCTGTTGGCGGCGCACGGGGCCCGGGTGGACCTCGTCAGCGAGCCGCATCCGACGGGTGGTTGGCAGCAGGCCCGCCGTGACCGGGTCCGCGCCCTGCTCGCCGGAGACCCCGGTGCCTGGTGCCCCGACCAGTACCACAACCCCGACAACGTCGCCGCCTACACCCCGCTCGCCCTGGAACTCGCCGCCGGTCTCGGCCACATCGACGTACTGGTGTGCAGCGTCGGGACGGGCGGGCACTCCGCCGGACTGTCCGGAGTGCTCCGCAGTCTCTACCCGGCGCTGAAGGTGGTCGGTGTCGACACCGTGGGTTCGACCATCTTCGGCCAGCCGGCCCGCCCTCGGCTGATGCGCGGCCTGGGATCGAGCATCTTCCCCCGCAACGTCGCCTACGACCGCTTCGACGAGGTCCACTGGGTGGCGCCGGCCGAGGCCGTGTGGACCTGCCGGCGCCTGGCCGCCTCGCACTACGCCACCGGCGGGTGGAGCGTGGGAGCGGTCGCGCTGGCGGCGGGTTGGCTGGCCCGCACCAGCGGCCCGGGCACCCGGATCGTCGCGGTCTTCCCCGACGGGCCCCAACGCTATCTGCACACCGTCTACGACGACGAGTACTGCGCGGCGCACGGCCTTTCGGACGCTCCGCCGGCGGCCGGGCCGGAGGTGATCGGGCGACCGGACGAGAAGGAGGTCACCCGCTGGACCCGCTGCACCAGCGTCGTGGATCCGCTGTCGCTCCGGGTCGGCGCGGTGGACGCGAACGGCTCGGCCAGTTCGGCCAGTTCGGCCGGCGCTTGGAAAACCCCGGAAGGCGGTGCGGACCGGTGA
- a CDS encoding MFS transporter, with the protein MRQARSYERSVQLLLLNQFTINLGFYMLMPYLAQHLSGALGLAGWAVGLVLGVRNFSQQGMFLLGGTLADRLGYKPLIVAGCLLRTVGFAALGLVDSVPALLAASAATGLAGALFNPAVRAYLAADAGERRVEAFALFNVFYQAGILLGPLVGMVLTGVDFTVTCLVSAGVFAVLSAVQIRALPARRGESAGRSSGEREGVLRQWRGVLANRPFLLFSGAMIGSYVLSFQMYLALPLEVRRLGGEGEFGTVAVALLFAASGLGTLFGQTRVTAWCAARLAPGQALAWGLTVLGAAFVPLLAASAVPVPGGGPGRWALAVGPPVLTALLLALGTMVTYPFEMDTIVRLSGDRLVATHYGLYNTLCGVGITVGNLLTGAALDAARAAGLSALPWLVLTLLGPACGAALYGLHRTGRMAAPGAAARPLPA; encoded by the coding sequence ATGCGCCAGGCACGCTCGTACGAGCGCAGCGTGCAGCTGCTGCTGCTCAACCAGTTCACCATCAACCTCGGCTTCTACATGCTGATGCCCTACCTGGCACAGCATCTGTCGGGGGCACTGGGCCTGGCCGGGTGGGCGGTCGGACTGGTGCTGGGCGTCCGCAACTTCAGTCAGCAGGGGATGTTCCTGCTCGGCGGGACCCTCGCCGACCGGCTGGGGTACAAGCCGCTGATCGTCGCCGGCTGCCTGCTGCGCACCGTGGGGTTCGCCGCGCTCGGGCTGGTGGATTCGGTGCCTGCGCTGCTCGCGGCGTCGGCGGCGACCGGTCTGGCCGGTGCGCTGTTCAACCCGGCCGTGCGGGCCTATCTGGCCGCCGACGCGGGTGAGCGCAGGGTCGAGGCGTTCGCGCTGTTCAACGTCTTCTACCAGGCCGGCATCCTGCTCGGCCCGTTGGTCGGCATGGTGCTCACCGGCGTGGACTTCACGGTGACCTGCCTGGTGTCCGCGGGCGTCTTCGCGGTGTTGAGCGCGGTGCAGATCCGGGCGCTGCCGGCCCGCCGGGGCGAGTCGGCCGGGCGTTCGTCCGGGGAGCGCGAGGGCGTGCTGCGCCAGTGGCGCGGGGTGCTGGCCAACCGTCCCTTCCTGCTGTTCTCCGGCGCCATGATCGGGTCCTATGTGCTGTCGTTCCAGATGTATCTGGCGTTGCCGCTGGAGGTCCGACGGCTGGGCGGGGAAGGGGAGTTCGGGACGGTGGCGGTGGCGCTGCTGTTCGCGGCTTCCGGACTGGGCACGCTCTTCGGCCAGACCCGGGTCACCGCCTGGTGCGCGGCCCGCCTCGCCCCGGGCCAGGCACTGGCCTGGGGGCTGACGGTGCTGGGCGCCGCGTTCGTCCCGCTGTTGGCGGCGAGTGCGGTGCCGGTGCCTGGCGGGGGGCCGGGGCGGTGGGCGCTGGCGGTCGGGCCGCCGGTGCTGACCGCGCTGCTGCTGGCGCTGGGCACGATGGTCACCTATCCGTTCGAGATGGACACCATCGTCCGGCTCTCCGGTGACCGGCTGGTCGCCACGCACTACGGGCTCTACAACACCCTGTGCGGGGTGGGCATCACGGTGGGGAACCTGCTGACCGGGGCGGCACTGGATGCCGCTCGGGCGGCCGGGCTGTCGGCCCTGCCCTGGCTCGTCCTGACGCTGCTGGGGCCGGCCTGCGGTGCGGCGCTGTACGGTCTGCACCGCACCGGCCGGATGGCCGCGCCCGGCGCGGCGGCGCGGCCCCTGCCGGCCTGA
- a CDS encoding DUF4118 domain-containing protein, with protein sequence MERGRLRIFLGAAPGVGKTYAMLAEGQRLRALGADVVVGLVEPHGRRPTAAMAEGLETVPRRTLRHRGARFTEMDLDAVLARRPQVALVDELAHSNVPGSRNAKRWQDVEELLAAGIDVVTTLNVQHLESLNDVVRQITGTRQRETLPDEVARRADQIELVDLPPEVLRRRMVHGDIYPPDRIESALTHYFRVGNLTALREIALLWLADRVEEGLQRYRAEHGIVAPWETRERILVGLSGGPEGETLIRRAARISARTPGTELLALHVVPEEGLSRVDPSALEAQRTLLESLGGSFHQSTGEDVVQALLRFAEAEGVTQIVLGASRHGRVASLLRAGVGERTIKGSGPIDVHIVTHEEAAGSAALRMPRPGQGMGPRRIAAAVAGTVVVLPLLTLLLTAGRGQMGMAGALVIYLLAVVVVALVGGVLPALGAAVAAALLADFYFTAPLHSLDIERSDELIALVVFAATAVLVGTAAGAAARHTRQAARATSEARTLSRLAAGVLRGQDLPALVELIRENFGLTAVSLLERDPRASPVPRWYVVASAGEHPPERPYEADVECPVDDCRTLAARGSGLGSEDRRLLDACAAELGLAHARGGAGPAAPGASLADAERTRAALLLAAGHDLRAPLRTAEDALVRLRRHGRPERSPDERRLLETARAAVHRAAQLVTDLDDLSRLHAGALDLSLRPVDLNEALGAALDDLGPGGHSIVLRLPAYLPDVIADAALLTRALTALGADALRHSPPDRPPVVTAEARDGRVAIRVADGSGGGPATGRAGSRADSLALRLSRDLAEAMDGSLRTSGRGAGFAVTLTLPSSAPGHNRRGMRPSRQI encoded by the coding sequence GTGGAACGTGGACGGTTGCGGATCTTCCTCGGGGCCGCCCCCGGGGTCGGTAAGACGTACGCCATGCTCGCGGAGGGGCAGCGGCTGCGGGCGCTGGGGGCGGATGTGGTGGTGGGCCTGGTCGAGCCGCACGGGCGGCGGCCGACGGCGGCCATGGCCGAGGGCCTGGAGACCGTGCCCCGGCGGACGCTGCGACACCGCGGGGCACGGTTCACCGAGATGGACCTGGACGCGGTGCTGGCCCGCCGTCCGCAGGTGGCACTGGTCGACGAACTGGCCCATTCCAACGTCCCCGGCAGCCGCAACGCCAAGCGATGGCAGGACGTGGAGGAGCTGTTGGCCGCCGGTATCGACGTCGTCACCACGCTCAATGTGCAGCACCTGGAGTCGTTGAACGACGTGGTCCGGCAGATCACCGGGACGCGGCAGCGGGAGACCCTGCCCGACGAGGTGGCGCGCCGGGCGGACCAGATCGAGTTGGTCGATCTGCCGCCGGAGGTGCTGCGCCGTCGGATGGTGCACGGTGACATCTATCCGCCGGACCGCATCGAGTCCGCCCTCACCCACTACTTCCGGGTCGGCAATCTCACGGCGCTGCGGGAGATCGCCCTGTTGTGGCTCGCCGACCGGGTCGAGGAGGGGCTCCAGCGCTACCGCGCGGAACACGGGATCGTCGCCCCGTGGGAGACCCGGGAGCGCATCCTCGTCGGCCTCAGCGGCGGACCGGAGGGCGAGACGCTGATCCGGCGGGCGGCCCGGATCAGCGCGCGTACGCCGGGCACGGAATTGCTGGCGCTGCACGTGGTGCCGGAGGAGGGTCTGTCCCGCGTCGACCCGTCAGCGTTGGAAGCCCAGCGCACCCTGCTGGAGTCGCTCGGCGGCAGCTTCCACCAGAGCACAGGTGAGGACGTGGTCCAGGCACTGCTGCGGTTCGCCGAGGCGGAGGGCGTCACCCAGATCGTGTTGGGCGCGAGCCGGCACGGCCGGGTGGCATCGCTGCTGCGGGCCGGGGTGGGCGAGCGGACGATCAAGGGGTCGGGCCCCATCGACGTGCACATCGTCACGCATGAGGAGGCGGCGGGCTCGGCCGCGCTGCGGATGCCACGGCCGGGCCAGGGCATGGGGCCGCGGCGCATCGCTGCCGCCGTGGCCGGCACGGTGGTGGTGCTGCCCCTGCTGACGCTGCTGCTGACCGCGGGGCGCGGCCAGATGGGCATGGCCGGCGCCCTGGTGATCTATCTGCTGGCAGTCGTGGTGGTGGCTCTGGTGGGCGGGGTGCTGCCGGCGCTGGGCGCCGCGGTCGCGGCGGCGCTGCTCGCCGACTTCTACTTCACCGCCCCGCTGCACTCACTCGACATCGAGCGCTCCGACGAGCTGATCGCGCTGGTCGTCTTCGCCGCCACGGCCGTGTTGGTCGGCACCGCGGCGGGGGCGGCCGCCAGGCACACCCGGCAGGCTGCGCGGGCGACGTCGGAAGCCCGGACGCTGAGCCGGCTGGCGGCGGGCGTGCTGCGCGGCCAGGACCTTCCGGCGCTGGTGGAGCTGATCCGGGAGAACTTCGGGCTGACCGCTGTGAGCCTGCTCGAACGGGATCCGCGGGCGTCGCCGGTGCCGCGCTGGTACGTGGTCGCCAGCGCCGGCGAGCACCCGCCGGAGCGGCCGTACGAGGCTGACGTGGAGTGCCCGGTGGACGACTGCCGGACATTGGCCGCCCGTGGCTCGGGGCTCGGTTCGGAGGACCGGCGGCTGCTCGATGCGTGCGCCGCCGAGCTGGGGCTGGCGCACGCCCGGGGCGGCGCCGGGCCCGCCGCTCCCGGCGCCTCGCTCGCCGACGCCGAACGCACCCGGGCCGCGCTCCTGCTCGCCGCCGGCCACGATCTACGGGCGCCGCTGCGCACCGCCGAGGACGCGCTGGTGCGGCTGCGGCGGCACGGAAGGCCCGAGCGGTCCCCGGACGAGCGCCGGCTGCTGGAGACCGCACGGGCGGCCGTGCACCGCGCGGCCCAGCTCGTCACAGACCTCGACGATCTGAGCCGGCTGCACGCTGGGGCACTGGACCTCTCGCTCCGTCCGGTCGATCTGAACGAGGCACTGGGCGCGGCGCTGGACGACCTGGGGCCCGGTGGCCACTCGATCGTGCTGCGGCTGCCGGCGTATCTGCCCGATGTGATCGCCGACGCCGCACTGCTCACCCGTGCGCTGACCGCCCTGGGGGCGGATGCGCTGCGCCACAGTCCGCCGGACCGACCGCCGGTGGTCACCGCGGAGGCCCGCGACGGCCGGGTGGCGATCCGGGTGGCGGACGGGTCCGGAGGTGGTCCGGCGACGGGGCGAGCCGGTTCCCGGGCGGACAGTCTGGCGCTACGGCTCTCGCGTGATCTGGCCGAGGCGATGGACGGGTCGCTGCGGACATCGGGCCGAGGGGCGGGGTTCGCGGTGACGCTCACCCTGCCCAGCTCCGCGCCCGGTCATAACCGGCGCGGCATGCGGCCGTCACGTCAGATCTGA
- the kdpF gene encoding K(+)-transporting ATPase subunit F, producing MNAENIIGLIVAAGLVIYLVLCLIFPEKF from the coding sequence GTGAACGCGGAGAACATCATCGGCCTGATCGTCGCCGCCGGCCTGGTGATCTACCTCGTCCTGTGCCTGATCTTTCCGGAGAAGTTCTAG